From the genome of Gemmatimonas phototrophica, one region includes:
- a CDS encoding molybdopterin-dependent oxidoreductase, translating to MVKRILTQRVEQAAEQLRESGALDRRGFMRLMSLGVVAPLVTACGLPGSEGAQRLLKSAEKNNERLERWLLKTANASDRVPRGVPIAGNAFPSYFVSRQMPVWDAATMGNWTLTVDGAVQAPRTFTWDEVRRLSTRSHTVQHYCVEGWNAAAQFQGIPFTQLARLVKPTADAGFVDFSSFDSGYHESWDVESTMHPQTLVVVAKDGQALSPAYGAPARVHSPIKLGYKNTKYLTRITFMSAPNGGYWSSKGYEWFGGT from the coding sequence ATGGTGAAGCGTATCCTTACCCAACGGGTAGAGCAGGCGGCCGAGCAGTTGCGGGAGAGCGGCGCGTTGGACCGTCGTGGGTTTATGCGGCTGATGTCGCTTGGCGTGGTGGCGCCGCTGGTGACTGCCTGCGGTTTGCCGGGGAGCGAGGGCGCGCAACGTTTGCTCAAGAGTGCGGAAAAGAACAACGAACGGCTGGAGCGTTGGCTGCTAAAAACGGCCAACGCGTCAGACCGCGTGCCGCGCGGTGTGCCCATTGCCGGCAACGCTTTTCCGTCGTACTTCGTGTCGCGCCAGATGCCGGTGTGGGACGCTGCCACCATGGGCAACTGGACGCTCACCGTGGATGGTGCCGTGCAAGCGCCGCGCACCTTTACGTGGGATGAGGTGCGCCGGCTGTCCACGCGCAGTCATACGGTGCAGCACTACTGCGTAGAGGGGTGGAACGCTGCCGCGCAGTTTCAGGGCATTCCCTTCACACAACTGGCGCGGTTGGTAAAGCCCACGGCCGACGCGGGCTTTGTCGACTTCTCGTCATTCGACAGTGGTTACCACGAGAGCTGGGATGTGGAGAGCACGATGCATCCACAAACGCTGGTCGTGGTGGCCAAGGATGGTCAGGCGCTGTCGCCAGCGTACGGTGCGCCGGCGCGTGTGCATTCCCCCATCAAGTTGGGGTACAAGAATACCAAGTATCTCACGCGCATCACCTTCATGTCGGCGCCCAATGGCGGCTACTGGAGCAGCAAGGGATACGAGTGGTTTGGCGGCACGTGA
- a CDS encoding 3-keto-disaccharide hydrolase — MSIATQLLRRSLLALVPALVSATTVSAQAGAPIIGRWDLTVQGTDRSYPSWMEVYLSGHRTLVGKFVGGGGSARPIAKVTYANGTVSFAIPPQWEIEQSDMQFTGTLTNDALTGTITTPKGEKHSFTGKRAPTMRRAAAPVWGAPIALFAGTSMSEWEPLPGGESQWKVINGLLTNVKSGANLATKQKFSDFKLHLEFRVPKGGNSGVYLRGRHEVQVEDSPLGEPLSTHLGGVYGFLVPNEQAHKGAGVWQTFDITLIGRRVTVVLNGKTIIADQTIPGITGGALDSDEGAPGPIYLQGDHTAVEYRNIRITPAKAP; from the coding sequence ATGTCTATCGCAACTCAGCTGCTGCGCCGCTCCCTGCTCGCACTGGTTCCGGCGCTCGTCTCTGCCACCACCGTGTCGGCGCAGGCCGGTGCGCCCATCATTGGCCGCTGGGATCTCACGGTGCAGGGCACCGATCGCAGCTATCCGTCGTGGATGGAGGTGTATCTCTCCGGTCACAGGACGCTGGTGGGCAAGTTTGTGGGCGGCGGCGGCAGTGCCCGCCCCATTGCCAAGGTCACCTATGCCAACGGCACCGTGAGCTTTGCCATTCCACCGCAGTGGGAAATTGAGCAGAGCGACATGCAGTTCACGGGCACGCTGACCAACGATGCGCTCACGGGTACCATCACCACGCCCAAAGGCGAGAAGCACAGCTTCACGGGCAAGCGCGCGCCCACCATGCGTCGCGCTGCGGCGCCGGTGTGGGGCGCGCCCATCGCGCTCTTTGCCGGCACCAGCATGAGCGAGTGGGAGCCGCTCCCCGGTGGCGAGAGTCAGTGGAAGGTGATCAACGGTCTGCTCACCAACGTGAAGTCGGGTGCCAACCTCGCCACCAAGCAGAAGTTCAGCGACTTCAAGCTGCACCTCGAATTCCGTGTCCCCAAGGGTGGCAACAGCGGCGTCTATCTGCGTGGGCGCCACGAAGTGCAGGTCGAAGACAGCCCGCTGGGCGAGCCGCTCTCCACGCATCTGGGTGGCGTATACGGCTTTTTGGTGCCCAACGAGCAGGCGCACAAGGGCGCCGGCGTCTGGCAGACGTTCGACATCACGCTCATTGGTCGTCGCGTTACGGTGGTGCTGAACGGCAAGACCATCATTGCCGACCAGACCATCCCCGGGATCACCGGTGGGGCACTCGACAGCGATGAAGGCGCGCCGGGCCCCATCTATCTGCAGGGCGACCACACCGCCGTGGAGTATCGCAACATTCGCATTACGCCGGCCAAGGCGCCGTAA
- the msrA gene encoding peptide-methionine (S)-S-oxide reductase MsrA, with the protein MAEANTPTREVAILAGGCFWGMEELLRAIPGVLDTDVGYTGGWLEHPRYDDTHDSKSGHAESVRIEFDPTVVSFETLLEHHFFRMHDPTTLNRQGNDIGTQYRSAIFYTTEAQRETAELVKARVATGGLWNRPITTEIVPEATWWSAEGYHQDYLKKNPGGYTCHWMR; encoded by the coding sequence ATGGCTGAGGCCAACACGCCCACGCGCGAGGTAGCGATTCTTGCCGGCGGCTGCTTCTGGGGTATGGAGGAGCTGCTGCGCGCCATCCCCGGGGTGCTCGATACCGACGTGGGGTACACCGGCGGCTGGCTGGAGCACCCGCGCTACGACGATACGCACGACAGCAAGAGCGGGCACGCGGAAAGTGTGCGCATTGAGTTCGACCCCACGGTGGTGAGCTTCGAGACGCTGCTGGAGCACCACTTTTTCCGCATGCACGACCCCACGACGCTCAACCGTCAGGGGAACGACATTGGCACGCAGTACCGCAGCGCCATTTTTTACACCACCGAGGCGCAGCGCGAGACCGCCGAGCTGGTGAAGGCGCGGGTGGCGACGGGCGGGTTGTGGAACCGGCCCATCACCACCGAAATCGTGCCGGAGGCGACGTGGTGGAGCGCCGAGGGGTACCATCAGGACTATCTGAAGAAGAATCCGGGCGGGTACACCTGTCATTGGATGCGCTGA
- a CDS encoding (4Fe-4S)-binding protein — MSDDSITREYPGQELVVEWRQGLCAHSGNCVRANPRVFNPRRSPWIQTDQASDDEIREAVGRCPSGALRIR, encoded by the coding sequence ATGAGCGACGACAGCATCACTCGTGAGTACCCCGGCCAGGAGCTGGTCGTGGAATGGCGTCAGGGGCTGTGCGCCCACAGCGGCAACTGCGTGCGCGCCAATCCGCGCGTCTTCAATCCGCGCCGCAGCCCCTGGATTCAAACCGACCAGGCCAGCGACGACGAGATCCGCGAGGCCGTGGGCCGCTGCCCCAGCGGCGCGTTACGCATCCGCTAG
- a CDS encoding copper resistance protein NlpE N-terminal domain-containing protein yields the protein MSFVEYAGRRAGAALMVSASLAVLAACGGNKDAADGKSGPLKDSVVTIPSVPTITVAAFAPNSYTGTLPCADCGGIATTVALFSDTTYRLREVYEGKGGAPAVSMGRWKQDGGAIVLEGLGRTVRFAAAGSDTLRLLNQSGKPIDSAQNHALVRDASVNALREPSTFTGAFMYMADAPTFRECASGQTYPVLMKGGYKALEKAFTSAKLPPGSAQQVEVQARFLARPDDMEGARERDVLEVVKYIGPAANPDCK from the coding sequence ATGAGCTTTGTTGAGTATGCAGGGCGGCGCGCCGGTGCGGCGCTGATGGTCTCCGCGTCGCTGGCCGTGCTGGCGGCGTGCGGTGGCAACAAGGATGCGGCCGACGGCAAGTCGGGCCCGCTCAAGGACAGTGTCGTGACCATTCCGTCGGTCCCCACCATTACGGTGGCGGCGTTCGCCCCCAATTCGTACACCGGAACGCTCCCCTGCGCCGACTGCGGTGGCATTGCCACCACGGTGGCGCTCTTCTCGGACACCACGTATCGCCTGCGCGAAGTGTACGAGGGCAAGGGCGGCGCCCCGGCGGTGAGCATGGGGCGCTGGAAGCAGGACGGGGGCGCCATTGTGCTGGAGGGGCTGGGACGCACGGTGCGCTTTGCCGCTGCGGGGAGCGATACGCTGCGACTGCTGAACCAGAGCGGCAAGCCCATTGATTCGGCCCAGAACCATGCCCTGGTGCGTGACGCCAGTGTGAACGCGCTGCGCGAGCCGTCCACGTTTACCGGCGCCTTCATGTACATGGCCGACGCCCCCACCTTCCGCGAGTGCGCGTCGGGGCAGACGTACCCGGTGCTCATGAAGGGAGGCTACAAGGCGCTCGAAAAGGCTTTCACGTCGGCCAAGCTGCCGCCCGGCAGCGCCCAGCAGGTGGAGGTGCAGGCGCGCTTCCTGGCTCGCCCGGATGATATGGAAGGGGCCCGCGAGCGTGATGTGCTGGAGGTGGTGAAGTACATCGGCCCGGCTGCCAATCCCGACTGCAAGTAA
- a CDS encoding DUF2269 family protein, with product MIDSLLKTAHILGAILFVGNVIVTGIWSAIFFRARHTHDFQRAARAIVITDWWFTVGGGALLSTTGIVLALRRGLPLWETTWIRWAILALTLSTVMWLVVLVPAQRRMVRYDRAVHSDAELVGAYTRWNVVGWLATVPLVFSVWCMVAKPV from the coding sequence ATGATCGATTCCCTGCTCAAGACGGCGCACATACTCGGCGCCATCCTGTTCGTGGGGAATGTGATTGTCACCGGCATCTGGAGCGCGATCTTTTTTCGTGCCCGGCACACGCATGATTTTCAGCGCGCCGCTCGCGCCATCGTGATCACCGACTGGTGGTTCACCGTGGGGGGCGGCGCGCTGCTTTCCACGACGGGCATTGTGCTGGCGCTACGCCGCGGCCTGCCGCTCTGGGAGACCACGTGGATTCGCTGGGCGATACTCGCCCTCACGCTGAGTACCGTGATGTGGCTGGTGGTGCTGGTGCCGGCGCAGCGGCGCATGGTACGCTACGACCGTGCTGTGCATTCCGACGCCGAGCTCGTCGGGGCCTACACTCGCTGGAATGTGGTGGGGTGGCTGGCTACGGTGCCGCTGGTGTTCAGTGTGTGGTGTATGGTGGCGAAGCCGGTGTAG
- a CDS encoding cytochrome b/b6 domain-containing protein, with product MTTPSASPRHHPIARATHWISAIAVTVMAMSGLRIFNAFPAFSPKGAGAWPWWPFEGMRAPAWATFGGWLGGARHWHFAMMWVLVINALVYLVHLYHRGRWRTIVPRVNTWRDAIEMARFYLFVRKDHPIQGKHNALQQYAYTTMLACGALLVVSGLAIWKPVTLGWITRLLGGYAYARWWHFSAMLLLALLVLVHVIMVFTVDPYAIRAMTTGKYDDEHWSPEARNARPLFNLWPRKDQ from the coding sequence ATGACCACTCCCTCCGCTTCTCCCCGCCACCACCCCATCGCCCGCGCGACGCATTGGATCAGTGCCATCGCAGTCACGGTGATGGCCATGTCCGGGTTGCGCATCTTCAATGCCTTCCCCGCCTTCTCACCCAAGGGCGCCGGTGCGTGGCCCTGGTGGCCCTTCGAGGGCATGCGTGCGCCTGCCTGGGCCACCTTTGGTGGTTGGCTGGGCGGCGCACGCCACTGGCACTTTGCCATGATGTGGGTGCTGGTGATCAACGCATTGGTGTACCTGGTGCACCTGTATCACCGCGGGCGCTGGCGCACGATTGTGCCGCGGGTGAACACCTGGCGTGATGCCATCGAGATGGCGCGCTTCTATCTGTTCGTGCGCAAGGATCACCCCATTCAGGGCAAGCACAACGCGCTGCAGCAGTACGCCTACACCACCATGCTGGCCTGCGGAGCGCTGCTCGTCGTCTCCGGCCTCGCCATCTGGAAGCCGGTCACGCTGGGATGGATCACGCGACTGTTGGGTGGCTATGCCTACGCGCGCTGGTGGCACTTCAGTGCCATGCTGCTGCTCGCCCTGCTGGTACTGGTGCATGTGATCATGGTGTTCACCGTCGATCCCTACGCCATACGCGCCATGACCACCGGCAAGTACGACGACGAGCATTGGTCTCCCGAAGCGCGCAACGCGCGCCCGTTGTTCAACCTCTGGCCGCGGAAGGATCAATGA
- the msrB gene encoding peptide-methionine (R)-S-oxide reductase MsrB, which yields MSDPIISTDKSYTKPAADELRSTLTPEQFAVTQQCGTEPPFRNAYWDNHEPGLYVDVVSGEPLFASVHKFESGTGWPSFTRPIAPNITEVEDRSYGMRRVEVRSKHGDSHLGHLFPDGPSDAGGMRYCINSASLRFVPVAELEGQGYAEFLPLFAEGGKHG from the coding sequence ATGAGCGATCCGATCATCTCCACCGACAAGAGCTACACCAAGCCCGCGGCCGACGAGCTGCGCAGTACGCTCACCCCTGAGCAGTTCGCCGTAACGCAGCAGTGCGGTACCGAACCACCGTTCCGGAACGCCTACTGGGACAACCATGAGCCCGGGCTGTACGTGGACGTGGTGAGCGGTGAGCCGCTCTTTGCCAGCGTGCACAAGTTCGAGTCGGGCACCGGCTGGCCCAGCTTTACACGGCCCATTGCGCCCAACATCACGGAAGTCGAAGACCGGTCGTACGGCATGCGGCGCGTGGAAGTGCGTTCCAAGCACGGCGACTCGCATCTGGGGCACCTCTTCCCGGACGGGCCGAGCGATGCGGGCGGCATGCGCTACTGCATCAATTCGGCGTCGCTGCGCTTTGTCCCGGTGGCCGAGCTGGAAGGGCAGGGGTACGCGGAGTTTCTACCGTTGTTTGCGGAGGGCGGGAAGCATGGCTGA
- a CDS encoding protein adenylyltransferase SelO encodes MFIAQNEAPDVTFDNRFVAELPGDGESSNTRRQVLRAAWSAVQPTPVANPQLLAHAADVASQVGFTEAFVQSPAFANVFGGNALLPGMHPYAACYGGHQFGNWAGQLGDGRAMTLGEVVNAEGERWELQLKGAGPTPYSRTADGRAVLRSSIREFLCSEAMHHLGVPTTRALSLVSTGDMVVRDMFYNGNAAPEPGAIVCRVAPSFIRFGNFEIFTARNDIANLERLVDFTISRDFAHLVDAHADVTARRAAWYAEVCERTAQMIVHWMRVGFVHGVMNTDNMSILGLTIDYGPYGWLDNFDPHWTPNTTDAQGRRYRFGQQPAIAQWNLTRLADAIAPLFANEADLQAGLDRFSQVYIAEYEAMNAAKFGFVQRGDAEQQLIRECFKLLYDAEVDYTRFFRALGDIPDALPEHDMLWLLGDVFYDNAKRDTHADALRAWLLRWHVQVLQHGRGFEARRAAMHAVNPWFVLRNYVAQQAIDAATAGDPSLVRTLLTVLRDPYTEQPEYAEFAGRRPEWARHKAGCSMLSCSS; translated from the coding sequence ATGTTCATTGCCCAGAACGAAGCACCGGATGTCACCTTCGACAACCGCTTCGTCGCCGAGCTTCCCGGGGATGGTGAATCCTCGAATACCCGAAGACAAGTGCTGCGCGCCGCCTGGAGTGCCGTGCAGCCCACCCCCGTGGCCAATCCACAGCTGCTGGCCCACGCCGCCGACGTGGCCTCGCAGGTAGGGTTCACCGAGGCCTTTGTGCAGTCGCCCGCCTTTGCCAACGTGTTTGGTGGCAACGCGCTACTGCCGGGCATGCACCCCTACGCCGCCTGCTACGGCGGCCACCAGTTTGGCAACTGGGCCGGTCAGCTGGGCGACGGCCGTGCCATGACGCTGGGCGAAGTGGTGAATGCGGAGGGGGAACGGTGGGAGCTACAGCTCAAGGGCGCCGGCCCCACGCCGTACTCCCGCACCGCCGACGGCCGCGCCGTGCTGCGCTCGAGTATCCGCGAGTTTCTGTGCAGTGAAGCCATGCACCACCTGGGGGTGCCCACCACGCGCGCGCTCAGTTTGGTGAGCACCGGCGACATGGTGGTGCGCGACATGTTCTACAACGGCAACGCCGCCCCCGAGCCCGGCGCCATTGTCTGTCGCGTAGCGCCCAGCTTCATCCGCTTCGGCAACTTCGAGATTTTTACGGCGCGCAACGATATCGCCAATCTCGAGCGCCTCGTGGACTTCACCATATCGCGCGACTTCGCGCACTTGGTTGATGCCCACGCCGACGTGACGGCACGTCGCGCCGCGTGGTACGCCGAGGTGTGTGAGCGTACCGCGCAGATGATTGTGCACTGGATGCGCGTGGGCTTTGTACACGGCGTGATGAACACCGACAACATGTCCATTCTCGGGCTCACCATCGACTACGGCCCGTACGGCTGGCTCGATAATTTCGACCCGCACTGGACCCCCAACACCACCGACGCGCAGGGGCGTCGGTATCGCTTTGGGCAGCAGCCCGCCATTGCGCAGTGGAATCTCACGCGACTGGCCGACGCCATTGCGCCGCTCTTTGCCAACGAAGCCGATCTGCAAGCAGGGCTCGACAGGTTTTCGCAGGTTTACATTGCCGAATACGAAGCCATGAACGCCGCTAAGTTCGGCTTCGTGCAGCGCGGCGACGCCGAGCAGCAGCTCATTCGTGAATGCTTCAAGCTGCTCTACGACGCCGAGGTGGATTACACGCGCTTTTTCAGGGCGTTGGGGGACATTCCCGATGCGCTCCCCGAGCACGATATGCTCTGGCTGCTGGGCGATGTGTTCTACGACAACGCCAAGCGCGACACGCACGCCGACGCGCTACGCGCGTGGCTGCTCCGCTGGCATGTGCAGGTGCTGCAGCACGGCCGAGGCTTCGAAGCGCGCCGCGCCGCCATGCACGCCGTGAACCCGTGGTTCGTGCTGCGCAATTACGTGGCGCAGCAGGCCATCGATGCCGCCACCGCCGGTGATCCGTCGCTGGTGCGTACGCTGCTCACGGTGCTGCGGGATCCGTATACCGAGCAGCCGGAGTATGCCGAGTTTGCCGGGCGGCGCCCGGAGTGGGCGCGGCACAAGGCCGGGTGCTCGATGCTGAGTTGTAGTTCGTGA
- a CDS encoding (2Fe-2S)-binding protein, translated as MSASQPGGVLPSQPNRVQRGTTPADGDLPTLEVNGTVVEVTDSTDTPLLWVLRQSLGMPGTRFGCGMALCGACTVHVNGEPVRSCVTPLSAVMGKSVTTIEGINGAVVDALRGAWTSVDVPQCGYCQSGQLMSAAALLASNTSPTDDEVATAMDGNICRCGTYPRIKAAIRAAAAQLNAARAAGAN; from the coding sequence ATGAGTGCATCACAACCGGGGGGCGTGCTCCCCAGTCAGCCCAACCGAGTGCAGCGCGGCACCACCCCCGCCGATGGTGATCTGCCCACGCTCGAGGTGAACGGTACCGTGGTGGAAGTAACCGACAGTACCGACACGCCCCTGCTCTGGGTACTGCGGCAGAGTCTGGGCATGCCGGGCACACGCTTTGGCTGCGGCATGGCGCTGTGCGGCGCCTGCACCGTGCATGTGAACGGCGAACCGGTGCGCTCGTGCGTGACGCCGCTGTCGGCGGTGATGGGCAAAAGCGTCACGACCATTGAAGGGATCAACGGCGCCGTCGTGGACGCGCTGCGTGGCGCCTGGACCTCGGTGGATGTGCCGCAGTGTGGCTACTGTCAGTCGGGACAGCTCATGAGTGCCGCCGCGTTGCTGGCGAGCAACACATCGCCTACCGACGACGAGGTCGCAACAGCGATGGATGGGAACATCTGTCGGTGCGGCACGTATCCGCGCATCAAGGCCGCCATCCGGGCGGCCGCCGCGCAGCTGAACGCGGCCCGCGCTGCCGGAGCCAATTAG
- a CDS encoding xanthine dehydrogenase family protein molybdopterin-binding subunit, with protein MRRRTFLLAGLGATGALFVGWSLRAPRQRLHPSLRLDVDPGSVPLNGWLAIHPNDRVTIISPKAEMGQGIHTALAMLVAEELDCDWAQVDVVYSGIDKIYNNVAAVVHGLPFHEDLEDHPGVRGVRWFTAKAMREVGVMLTGGSSSVRDVWEVAREAGATARAALVAAAAARARVEPSSCTTERGMVIAGGREYRYGALVREAAQQRVSNVTLKTPDRFVIIGKDRSRLDTDAIITGVPRFSMDVSLDGLLYAAVLMPPTLESTVTRFDRAAALKKPGVRAVVELTGSRFGDPPGLAIVADKWWQARQALPALNAQWSVSPHATLSTNGIMQTLRTAAAGNDGIPFRSDGDAEKVLAASARTLERTYESPYLAHATMEPMNATVRVNVSGAELWVGTQVPGFARAAVAMAVDVPDDLVTVHQTPLGGGFGRRLEADYVAQAAAIANALPGVPVQTIWSREDDMRHDFYRPAGVSRMRAGLNAANEVTSVVVHSAGQAPFRALGARLGVSLVTDGPDKSTVEGTFDQPYEFPAMRVSNADVELPVPVGSWRSVGHSFKGFAMESFVDELAYEAKVDPLRYRQLLLQKHPRARAVLDLLATQSSWYTPLEPLPNGRTRARGVALHWSFGSVVGMVAEVSLNDAGTIAVERVVCAVDAGLVVNPLGARQQIESAVVYGLSAALYGEVLVDNGRIRPGNFHEYRPLRFSECPVIETHFVPSTRPPSGLGEPGVPVVAPTVANALFALTGTRLRTLPLRAEALA; from the coding sequence ATGAGACGTCGGACCTTCCTCTTGGCAGGGCTGGGGGCCACTGGTGCCCTTTTTGTGGGCTGGTCGCTCCGCGCTCCGCGCCAGCGGCTGCACCCCTCCCTGCGACTGGACGTTGACCCCGGCAGCGTGCCCCTCAACGGCTGGCTGGCCATCCACCCCAACGACCGGGTCACCATCATCTCCCCCAAGGCGGAGATGGGTCAGGGCATTCATACGGCCCTGGCCATGCTCGTGGCCGAGGAGCTGGACTGCGACTGGGCGCAGGTGGACGTGGTGTACAGCGGGATCGACAAGATCTACAACAACGTGGCGGCCGTGGTGCACGGGCTCCCCTTTCATGAGGACCTCGAAGATCACCCCGGCGTGCGCGGCGTGCGTTGGTTCACCGCCAAGGCCATGCGAGAGGTGGGGGTGATGCTCACCGGCGGGTCCTCCAGTGTGCGCGATGTGTGGGAGGTGGCCCGCGAAGCCGGCGCCACCGCCCGCGCCGCACTGGTAGCCGCCGCGGCCGCACGGGCCCGCGTTGAACCATCATCGTGCACCACCGAACGGGGCATGGTGATTGCTGGTGGGCGGGAGTACCGCTATGGCGCGCTGGTGCGCGAGGCCGCACAGCAGCGCGTCTCCAACGTGACGCTCAAGACGCCCGATCGCTTTGTCATCATTGGCAAAGACCGCTCGCGTCTCGATACCGACGCCATCATTACCGGCGTGCCGCGCTTCAGCATGGATGTATCGCTGGATGGCCTGCTGTACGCGGCCGTGCTTATGCCGCCCACACTGGAAAGCACGGTCACGCGGTTTGACCGCGCGGCGGCGCTGAAAAAGCCCGGCGTGCGTGCGGTGGTGGAGCTCACGGGCAGTCGATTTGGTGATCCACCAGGACTGGCCATTGTGGCGGATAAGTGGTGGCAGGCCAGGCAGGCGCTACCGGCACTGAACGCGCAGTGGAGTGTCAGTCCGCACGCCACGCTCTCCACCAACGGCATCATGCAGACGCTGCGCACTGCGGCGGCGGGCAATGACGGCATACCGTTTCGCAGTGATGGCGATGCCGAAAAGGTGTTGGCGGCTTCTGCGCGCACGCTGGAGCGCACATACGAGTCGCCGTATCTCGCGCACGCCACCATGGAGCCCATGAACGCGACGGTGCGCGTGAATGTATCGGGTGCGGAGTTGTGGGTGGGCACGCAGGTCCCGGGGTTTGCGCGCGCGGCCGTGGCCATGGCCGTTGACGTCCCCGACGATCTCGTCACCGTGCACCAAACGCCGCTGGGTGGTGGCTTTGGGCGCCGGCTTGAAGCCGACTACGTGGCGCAGGCGGCGGCCATTGCGAACGCGTTGCCCGGTGTGCCGGTGCAAACCATCTGGAGTCGTGAAGACGATATGCGTCACGACTTCTATCGACCGGCCGGCGTATCGCGCATGCGCGCGGGGCTCAACGCCGCCAATGAAGTCACGAGCGTGGTGGTGCACTCCGCTGGCCAAGCTCCCTTCCGCGCGCTTGGCGCTCGACTGGGGGTCAGTCTCGTGACGGATGGCCCCGACAAGAGTACCGTCGAAGGCACCTTCGATCAGCCGTATGAGTTTCCGGCCATGCGTGTGTCGAACGCCGATGTGGAGTTGCCGGTGCCGGTGGGGTCGTGGCGCAGTGTGGGGCACTCGTTCAAAGGCTTCGCCATGGAAAGTTTTGTGGACGAGCTGGCGTACGAAGCCAAGGTGGATCCGCTGCGCTACCGACAGCTGCTGCTGCAGAAGCATCCCCGCGCACGCGCGGTGCTGGACCTGCTGGCCACGCAGAGCAGCTGGTACACACCGTTGGAGCCACTCCCCAACGGGCGAACGCGCGCGCGTGGTGTAGCGCTGCACTGGAGCTTCGGGTCGGTGGTGGGGATGGTGGCGGAGGTCTCACTCAACGATGCAGGCACCATTGCGGTGGAGCGGGTGGTGTGCGCCGTGGACGCCGGCCTGGTGGTGAATCCGTTGGGCGCGCGGCAGCAGATCGAGAGCGCGGTGGTGTACGGATTGTCGGCCGCGCTGTACGGCGAAGTGCTGGTGGACAACGGCCGCATTCGCCCCGGCAACTTTCACGAGTATCGACCACTGCGCTTCAGCGAGTGCCCGGTGATTGAAACGCATTTTGTGCCCAGCACACGTCCGCCCTCGGGACTGGGCGAGCCCGGGGTGCCCGTGGTAGCACCCACAGTAGCCAACGCCCTGTTTGCCCTTACCGGCACACGCCTGCGCACCTTGCCGCTGCGCGCGGAGGCACTGGCATGA
- a CDS encoding fimbrillin family protein, which translates to MVSVRLAPVASAAVSLVATLLLAGCAQDAESKVAEAAAKVARATRTLGPDDVQMVSLDRTVAIEVVSDSVHVFMANSTISVPVTYVENVKYAEGRLRFDIKGFGMKMFEVGDGRDGAVFTQVDALQFVQAVVSRQNRLESAAR; encoded by the coding sequence ATGGTCTCCGTGCGCCTCGCCCCCGTTGCCTCCGCCGCCGTCTCCCTGGTTGCTACCCTGCTCCTGGCCGGATGTGCGCAGGACGCTGAGTCCAAGGTGGCCGAAGCGGCGGCCAAGGTGGCCCGCGCTACCCGAACCCTGGGGCCCGACGACGTGCAGATGGTGAGTCTCGACCGGACCGTCGCCATTGAGGTGGTGTCGGACTCCGTACACGTCTTCATGGCCAACAGCACGATCAGTGTGCCGGTGACCTACGTGGAAAATGTGAAGTACGCCGAAGGCCGACTGCGCTTTGATATCAAAGGCTTCGGCATGAAGATGTTCGAGGTCGGCGACGGCCGGGACGGCGCGGTGTTTACGCAGGTCGACGCACTGCAGTTTGTGCAGGCGGTGGTGTCGCGGCAGAATAGGCTTGAGTCTGCGGCCCGCTGA
- a CDS encoding cytochrome c biogenesis protein CcdA, producing the protein MPLPDVAELLKSNPLLAYPVVFAGGLLTSLTPCIYPMIPITAAVVGGQQTAPSGARSSAPAWLMTGAYVTGLALAYAMLGLIAGLSGEIFGSISTNKWMLLGMANLLLLFALMMFDVIPVPVPQALMARAAGMNTGGRVLGALGMGAASGLVAAPCGAPVMATLLTWVAATHSAWRGFSYLFVFSLGMSALLVAVGLTAGNLSKLPRAGLWMVRVKTFFAVVMLGAAEYYLLQAGQVWF; encoded by the coding sequence ATGCCGCTACCTGATGTCGCCGAGCTGCTCAAGTCCAATCCGCTGCTGGCGTATCCGGTAGTCTTTGCCGGTGGATTGCTCACCAGTTTGACGCCCTGCATCTACCCCATGATTCCCATTACGGCAGCCGTCGTGGGTGGGCAGCAAACAGCGCCGTCTGGTGCACGCTCCAGCGCCCCGGCGTGGCTCATGACCGGCGCATATGTGACCGGGCTGGCGCTGGCCTACGCCATGCTGGGCCTTATTGCCGGATTGAGCGGCGAAATCTTCGGCAGCATCAGCACCAACAAATGGATGTTGTTGGGCATGGCCAATCTGCTGCTGCTCTTCGCGCTCATGATGTTCGATGTCATTCCCGTGCCGGTACCGCAGGCACTCATGGCGCGTGCGGCGGGAATGAACACCGGCGGTCGTGTGCTGGGCGCGTTGGGCATGGGCGCCGCCTCGGGTCTCGTGGCCGCTCCCTGTGGTGCGCCGGTCATGGCCACCCTGCTCACCTGGGTGGCGGCCACCCACAGCGCGTGGCGCGGCTTCTCCTATCTGTTCGTCTTCTCGCTCGGCATGTCGGCGCTGCTGGTCGCTGTTGGTCTGACCGCCGGCAATCTCTCCAAACTGCCGCGCGCCGGTCTTTGGATGGTTCGGGTGAAAACGTTCTTTGCTGTCGTGATGCTCGGCGCCGCTGAGTACTACCTGCTCCAGGCCGGACAGGTCTGGTTCTAA